One Denticeps clupeoides chromosome 10, fDenClu1.1, whole genome shotgun sequence genomic window carries:
- the uckl1b gene encoding uridine-cytidine kinase-like 1 isoform X2, whose amino-acid sequence MSTACREGRRPAMEREEKVSSRPAGGGTDGSLDRLLPAVNTGLSPRKRTTSQCKSEPPLLRTSKRTIYTAGRPPWYNEHGTQSKEAFVIGLCGGSASGKTTVARKIIEALDVPWVVLLSMDSFYKVLSPEQQLLAASNDYNFDHPDAFDFDLLVHTLRKLKLGKSVKIPVYDFTTHGRQKEWKTVYGASVIIFEGIMSFADKELLKLLDMKIFVDTDSDIRLVRRLRRDISERGRDIEGVIKQYNKFVKPAFEQYIEPTMRLADIVVPRGGGNMVAIDLIVQHVHSQLEERELSVRAALASAHQAQPLPQTLSVLDNTPQVRGMHTIIRNKETSRDEFIFYSKRLMRLLIERALSFLPSQTWVVETPQGQDYEGKAFNGKRITGVSILRAGETMEPALRAVCKDVRIGKILIQTNQDTGEPELHYLRLPKDISEDHVILMDCTVSTGAAAMMAVRVLLDHDVQEDKILLVSLLMAEMGVHSVAYAFPQVKIITTAVDKKVNDLFHIIPGIGNFGDRYFGTDAPPDWSDEDMDEPSY is encoded by the exons ATGTCTACCGCGTGTAGAGAAGGAAGGCGACCAGCAATGGAGCGCGAAGAGAAAGTGTCCTCGCGTCCAGCCGG TGGTGGCACTGATGGCTCTCTGGACAGACTCCTCCCTGCTGTCAACACTGGCCTGTCACCACGGAAACGGACTACCAGCCAGTGCAAATCAGAACCACCCCTCCTGCGGACCAGCAAGAGGACCATCTACACCGCAGGCAGACCCCCCTGGTACAATGAGCATGGGACCCAGTCCAAGGAAGCGTTCGTCATTG GTCTGTGTGGAGGCAGTGCCTCTGGCAAAACTACGGTGGCCAGGAAGATCATTGAGGCCCTGGATGTCCCCTGGGTGGTGCTGCTATCAATGGACTCCTTTTATAAG GTCCTTTCGCCGGAACAGCAGCTCCTGGCTGCCAGTAACGACTACAACTTCGATCACCCAGACGCCTTCGACTTCGACCTGCTGGTGCACACACTGCGCAAGCTGAAACTGGGCAAGAGTGTGAAGATCCCAGTTTACGACTTCACTACACACGGGCGGCAGAAGGAGTGG AAAACAGTGTATGGAGCCAGTGTCATCATTTTTGAGGGAATCATGTCTTTTGCAGATAAGGAGCTGCTGAAG CTGCTGGACATGAAAATCTTTGTGGATACTGATTCGGACATCCGTCTTGTGCGGCGGCTGAGGAGGGACATAAGTGAGCGGGGGCGTGACATCGAGGGGGTCATCAAGCAGTACAACAAGTTTGTGAAGCCAGCGTTCGAGCAGTATATTGAACCCACCATGCGCCTGGCGGACATCGTAGTTCCTCGGG GTGGTGGAAACATGGTTGCCATCGACTTGATCGTTCAGCATGTCCACAGCCAGCTGGAGGAG CGTGAGCTCAGCGTCAG GGCAGCGCTGGCCTCGGCGCACCAGGCTCAGCCTCTCCCCCAGACGCTCAGTGTGCTGGACAACACGCCCCAGGTCAGGGGCATGCACACGATCATcag AAATAAAGAGACAAGCCGGGACGAATTCATCTTCTACTCCAAGAGGCTGATGAGGCTGCTGATCGAGCGAGCACTCTCCTTCCTGCCCTCCCAG ACCTGGGTTGTCGAGACACCGCAGGGCCAGGACTACGAAGGGAAGGCGTTCAACGGGAAGAGA ATTACGGGAGTGTCCATCCTGCGGGCAGGAGAGACCATGGAGCCGGCCCTGAGAGCAGTTTGTAAGGACGTCCGGATCGGGAAGATCCTGATCCAGACTAATCAGGACACTGGAGAGCCGGAG CTGCACTACCTGCGTCTGCCCAAAGACATCAGTGAAGACCACGTGATTCTGATGGACTGCACCGTATCCACGGGAGCCGCCGCCATGATGGCCGTCAGGGTTTTACTG GACCATGATGTTCAGGAAGATAAAATCCTCCTTGTTTCTCTTCTCATGGCGGAGATGGGTGTGCACTCAGTGGCGTATGCTTTCCCCCAGGTCAAGATCATTACCACGGCTGTGGACAAGAAGGTCAACGACCTCTTCCATATCATCCCTGGCATAG GGAATTTTGGCGATCGGTATTTTGGCACAGACGCCCCACCAGACTGGAGCGATGAAGACATGGATGAACCCAGCTACTGA
- the uckl1b gene encoding uridine-cytidine kinase-like 1 isoform X1: MSTACREGRRPAMEREEKVSSRPAGGGTDGSLDRLLPAVNTGLSPRKRTTSQCKSEPPLLRTSKRTIYTAGRPPWYNEHGTQSKEAFVIGLCGGSASGKTTVARKIIEALDVPWVVLLSMDSFYKVLSPEQQLLAASNDYNFDHPDAFDFDLLVHTLRKLKLGKSVKIPVYDFTTHGRQKEWKTVYGASVIIFEGIMSFADKELLKLLDMKIFVDTDSDIRLVRRLRRDISERGRDIEGVIKQYNKFVKPAFEQYIEPTMRLADIVVPRGGGNMVAIDLIVQHVHSQLEERKLRWDMAALASAHQAQPLPQTLSVLDNTPQVRGMHTIIRNKETSRDEFIFYSKRLMRLLIERALSFLPSQTWVVETPQGQDYEGKAFNGKRITGVSILRAGETMEPALRAVCKDVRIGKILIQTNQDTGEPELHYLRLPKDISEDHVILMDCTVSTGAAAMMAVRVLLDHDVQEDKILLVSLLMAEMGVHSVAYAFPQVKIITTAVDKKVNDLFHIIPGIGNFGDRYFGTDAPPDWSDEDMDEPSY; the protein is encoded by the exons ATGTCTACCGCGTGTAGAGAAGGAAGGCGACCAGCAATGGAGCGCGAAGAGAAAGTGTCCTCGCGTCCAGCCGG TGGTGGCACTGATGGCTCTCTGGACAGACTCCTCCCTGCTGTCAACACTGGCCTGTCACCACGGAAACGGACTACCAGCCAGTGCAAATCAGAACCACCCCTCCTGCGGACCAGCAAGAGGACCATCTACACCGCAGGCAGACCCCCCTGGTACAATGAGCATGGGACCCAGTCCAAGGAAGCGTTCGTCATTG GTCTGTGTGGAGGCAGTGCCTCTGGCAAAACTACGGTGGCCAGGAAGATCATTGAGGCCCTGGATGTCCCCTGGGTGGTGCTGCTATCAATGGACTCCTTTTATAAG GTCCTTTCGCCGGAACAGCAGCTCCTGGCTGCCAGTAACGACTACAACTTCGATCACCCAGACGCCTTCGACTTCGACCTGCTGGTGCACACACTGCGCAAGCTGAAACTGGGCAAGAGTGTGAAGATCCCAGTTTACGACTTCACTACACACGGGCGGCAGAAGGAGTGG AAAACAGTGTATGGAGCCAGTGTCATCATTTTTGAGGGAATCATGTCTTTTGCAGATAAGGAGCTGCTGAAG CTGCTGGACATGAAAATCTTTGTGGATACTGATTCGGACATCCGTCTTGTGCGGCGGCTGAGGAGGGACATAAGTGAGCGGGGGCGTGACATCGAGGGGGTCATCAAGCAGTACAACAAGTTTGTGAAGCCAGCGTTCGAGCAGTATATTGAACCCACCATGCGCCTGGCGGACATCGTAGTTCCTCGGG GTGGTGGAAACATGGTTGCCATCGACTTGATCGTTCAGCATGTCCACAGCCAGCTGGAGGAG AGGAAACTGCGCTGGGATAT GGCAGCGCTGGCCTCGGCGCACCAGGCTCAGCCTCTCCCCCAGACGCTCAGTGTGCTGGACAACACGCCCCAGGTCAGGGGCATGCACACGATCATcag AAATAAAGAGACAAGCCGGGACGAATTCATCTTCTACTCCAAGAGGCTGATGAGGCTGCTGATCGAGCGAGCACTCTCCTTCCTGCCCTCCCAG ACCTGGGTTGTCGAGACACCGCAGGGCCAGGACTACGAAGGGAAGGCGTTCAACGGGAAGAGA ATTACGGGAGTGTCCATCCTGCGGGCAGGAGAGACCATGGAGCCGGCCCTGAGAGCAGTTTGTAAGGACGTCCGGATCGGGAAGATCCTGATCCAGACTAATCAGGACACTGGAGAGCCGGAG CTGCACTACCTGCGTCTGCCCAAAGACATCAGTGAAGACCACGTGATTCTGATGGACTGCACCGTATCCACGGGAGCCGCCGCCATGATGGCCGTCAGGGTTTTACTG GACCATGATGTTCAGGAAGATAAAATCCTCCTTGTTTCTCTTCTCATGGCGGAGATGGGTGTGCACTCAGTGGCGTATGCTTTCCCCCAGGTCAAGATCATTACCACGGCTGTGGACAAGAAGGTCAACGACCTCTTCCATATCATCCCTGGCATAG GGAATTTTGGCGATCGGTATTTTGGCACAGACGCCCCACCAGACTGGAGCGATGAAGACATGGATGAACCCAGCTACTGA
- the uckl1b gene encoding uridine-cytidine kinase-like 1 isoform X4, translating to MNTLPAYTGARISGCWALRSDGSGGTDGSLDRLLPAVNTGLSPRKRTTSQCKSEPPLLRTSKRTIYTAGRPPWYNEHGTQSKEAFVIGLCGGSASGKTTVARKIIEALDVPWVVLLSMDSFYKVLSPEQQLLAASNDYNFDHPDAFDFDLLVHTLRKLKLGKSVKIPVYDFTTHGRQKEWKTVYGASVIIFEGIMSFADKELLKLLDMKIFVDTDSDIRLVRRLRRDISERGRDIEGVIKQYNKFVKPAFEQYIEPTMRLADIVVPRGGGNMVAIDLIVQHVHSQLEERELSVRAALASAHQAQPLPQTLSVLDNTPQVRGMHTIIRNKETSRDEFIFYSKRLMRLLIERALSFLPSQTWVVETPQGQDYEGKAFNGKRITGVSILRAGETMEPALRAVCKDVRIGKILIQTNQDTGEPELHYLRLPKDISEDHVILMDCTVSTGAAAMMAVRVLLDHDVQEDKILLVSLLMAEMGVHSVAYAFPQVKIITTAVDKKVNDLFHIIPGIGNFGDRYFGTDAPPDWSDEDMDEPSY from the exons ATGAACACCCTCCCGGCGTATACGGGGGCACGGATATCAGGCTGCTGGGCGCTTCGCTCTGACGGCAG TGGTGGCACTGATGGCTCTCTGGACAGACTCCTCCCTGCTGTCAACACTGGCCTGTCACCACGGAAACGGACTACCAGCCAGTGCAAATCAGAACCACCCCTCCTGCGGACCAGCAAGAGGACCATCTACACCGCAGGCAGACCCCCCTGGTACAATGAGCATGGGACCCAGTCCAAGGAAGCGTTCGTCATTG GTCTGTGTGGAGGCAGTGCCTCTGGCAAAACTACGGTGGCCAGGAAGATCATTGAGGCCCTGGATGTCCCCTGGGTGGTGCTGCTATCAATGGACTCCTTTTATAAG GTCCTTTCGCCGGAACAGCAGCTCCTGGCTGCCAGTAACGACTACAACTTCGATCACCCAGACGCCTTCGACTTCGACCTGCTGGTGCACACACTGCGCAAGCTGAAACTGGGCAAGAGTGTGAAGATCCCAGTTTACGACTTCACTACACACGGGCGGCAGAAGGAGTGG AAAACAGTGTATGGAGCCAGTGTCATCATTTTTGAGGGAATCATGTCTTTTGCAGATAAGGAGCTGCTGAAG CTGCTGGACATGAAAATCTTTGTGGATACTGATTCGGACATCCGTCTTGTGCGGCGGCTGAGGAGGGACATAAGTGAGCGGGGGCGTGACATCGAGGGGGTCATCAAGCAGTACAACAAGTTTGTGAAGCCAGCGTTCGAGCAGTATATTGAACCCACCATGCGCCTGGCGGACATCGTAGTTCCTCGGG GTGGTGGAAACATGGTTGCCATCGACTTGATCGTTCAGCATGTCCACAGCCAGCTGGAGGAG CGTGAGCTCAGCGTCAG GGCAGCGCTGGCCTCGGCGCACCAGGCTCAGCCTCTCCCCCAGACGCTCAGTGTGCTGGACAACACGCCCCAGGTCAGGGGCATGCACACGATCATcag AAATAAAGAGACAAGCCGGGACGAATTCATCTTCTACTCCAAGAGGCTGATGAGGCTGCTGATCGAGCGAGCACTCTCCTTCCTGCCCTCCCAG ACCTGGGTTGTCGAGACACCGCAGGGCCAGGACTACGAAGGGAAGGCGTTCAACGGGAAGAGA ATTACGGGAGTGTCCATCCTGCGGGCAGGAGAGACCATGGAGCCGGCCCTGAGAGCAGTTTGTAAGGACGTCCGGATCGGGAAGATCCTGATCCAGACTAATCAGGACACTGGAGAGCCGGAG CTGCACTACCTGCGTCTGCCCAAAGACATCAGTGAAGACCACGTGATTCTGATGGACTGCACCGTATCCACGGGAGCCGCCGCCATGATGGCCGTCAGGGTTTTACTG GACCATGATGTTCAGGAAGATAAAATCCTCCTTGTTTCTCTTCTCATGGCGGAGATGGGTGTGCACTCAGTGGCGTATGCTTTCCCCCAGGTCAAGATCATTACCACGGCTGTGGACAAGAAGGTCAACGACCTCTTCCATATCATCCCTGGCATAG GGAATTTTGGCGATCGGTATTTTGGCACAGACGCCCCACCAGACTGGAGCGATGAAGACATGGATGAACCCAGCTACTGA
- the uckl1b gene encoding uridine-cytidine kinase-like 1 isoform X3: MNTLPAYTGARISGCWALRSDGSGGTDGSLDRLLPAVNTGLSPRKRTTSQCKSEPPLLRTSKRTIYTAGRPPWYNEHGTQSKEAFVIGLCGGSASGKTTVARKIIEALDVPWVVLLSMDSFYKVLSPEQQLLAASNDYNFDHPDAFDFDLLVHTLRKLKLGKSVKIPVYDFTTHGRQKEWKTVYGASVIIFEGIMSFADKELLKLLDMKIFVDTDSDIRLVRRLRRDISERGRDIEGVIKQYNKFVKPAFEQYIEPTMRLADIVVPRGGGNMVAIDLIVQHVHSQLEERKLRWDMAALASAHQAQPLPQTLSVLDNTPQVRGMHTIIRNKETSRDEFIFYSKRLMRLLIERALSFLPSQTWVVETPQGQDYEGKAFNGKRITGVSILRAGETMEPALRAVCKDVRIGKILIQTNQDTGEPELHYLRLPKDISEDHVILMDCTVSTGAAAMMAVRVLLDHDVQEDKILLVSLLMAEMGVHSVAYAFPQVKIITTAVDKKVNDLFHIIPGIGNFGDRYFGTDAPPDWSDEDMDEPSY; encoded by the exons ATGAACACCCTCCCGGCGTATACGGGGGCACGGATATCAGGCTGCTGGGCGCTTCGCTCTGACGGCAG TGGTGGCACTGATGGCTCTCTGGACAGACTCCTCCCTGCTGTCAACACTGGCCTGTCACCACGGAAACGGACTACCAGCCAGTGCAAATCAGAACCACCCCTCCTGCGGACCAGCAAGAGGACCATCTACACCGCAGGCAGACCCCCCTGGTACAATGAGCATGGGACCCAGTCCAAGGAAGCGTTCGTCATTG GTCTGTGTGGAGGCAGTGCCTCTGGCAAAACTACGGTGGCCAGGAAGATCATTGAGGCCCTGGATGTCCCCTGGGTGGTGCTGCTATCAATGGACTCCTTTTATAAG GTCCTTTCGCCGGAACAGCAGCTCCTGGCTGCCAGTAACGACTACAACTTCGATCACCCAGACGCCTTCGACTTCGACCTGCTGGTGCACACACTGCGCAAGCTGAAACTGGGCAAGAGTGTGAAGATCCCAGTTTACGACTTCACTACACACGGGCGGCAGAAGGAGTGG AAAACAGTGTATGGAGCCAGTGTCATCATTTTTGAGGGAATCATGTCTTTTGCAGATAAGGAGCTGCTGAAG CTGCTGGACATGAAAATCTTTGTGGATACTGATTCGGACATCCGTCTTGTGCGGCGGCTGAGGAGGGACATAAGTGAGCGGGGGCGTGACATCGAGGGGGTCATCAAGCAGTACAACAAGTTTGTGAAGCCAGCGTTCGAGCAGTATATTGAACCCACCATGCGCCTGGCGGACATCGTAGTTCCTCGGG GTGGTGGAAACATGGTTGCCATCGACTTGATCGTTCAGCATGTCCACAGCCAGCTGGAGGAG AGGAAACTGCGCTGGGATAT GGCAGCGCTGGCCTCGGCGCACCAGGCTCAGCCTCTCCCCCAGACGCTCAGTGTGCTGGACAACACGCCCCAGGTCAGGGGCATGCACACGATCATcag AAATAAAGAGACAAGCCGGGACGAATTCATCTTCTACTCCAAGAGGCTGATGAGGCTGCTGATCGAGCGAGCACTCTCCTTCCTGCCCTCCCAG ACCTGGGTTGTCGAGACACCGCAGGGCCAGGACTACGAAGGGAAGGCGTTCAACGGGAAGAGA ATTACGGGAGTGTCCATCCTGCGGGCAGGAGAGACCATGGAGCCGGCCCTGAGAGCAGTTTGTAAGGACGTCCGGATCGGGAAGATCCTGATCCAGACTAATCAGGACACTGGAGAGCCGGAG CTGCACTACCTGCGTCTGCCCAAAGACATCAGTGAAGACCACGTGATTCTGATGGACTGCACCGTATCCACGGGAGCCGCCGCCATGATGGCCGTCAGGGTTTTACTG GACCATGATGTTCAGGAAGATAAAATCCTCCTTGTTTCTCTTCTCATGGCGGAGATGGGTGTGCACTCAGTGGCGTATGCTTTCCCCCAGGTCAAGATCATTACCACGGCTGTGGACAAGAAGGTCAACGACCTCTTCCATATCATCCCTGGCATAG GGAATTTTGGCGATCGGTATTTTGGCACAGACGCCCCACCAGACTGGAGCGATGAAGACATGGATGAACCCAGCTACTGA